Proteins encoded within one genomic window of Humulus lupulus chromosome 1, drHumLupu1.1, whole genome shotgun sequence:
- the LOC133812672 gene encoding AAA-ATPase At3g50940-like, with protein sequence MFIRKSMAASSSAETNLATAKMVLSMAGSLAATAMIVRSLVTDFMPHAIQDLMFSGISNLFNRLSSQMTMVLNQSDGLFNNEIYEAAEVYLGEKVSPSTQRLSVSKPEKEKNFIIAMERGETIVDVFNGVKFTWTLVCSQVESNNFHNPRNYNSTLRSEARSFELSFHKKHLDLVLKSYLPHILTESKSVKQEKKTLKIFTVYNIYGDIADVWMPTNLDHPATFDTLALDTDIKNFILDDLERFLKRKEYYRKVGKAWKRGYLLYGPPGTGKSSLIAAMANYLNFDVYDLELTGIQYNSELRRLLLAMANRSILVVEDVDCSIQLEDRSKLLNSPPTSNEDQVTLSGLLNFIDGLWSCCGDERIIIFTTNHKERLDPALLRPGRMDVHLHMSYCTPGGFRLLASNYLGIKHHPLFEEIEQQLKSTEVTPAEVAEELIKSDDPEAALGGLVEFLKVKKKENEEAKLKREKEGDKKDVTKAELVAKEENGTTLVDTEADVAEELVKGDHLEVALQGIVDLLKVRKKENGKAKVEKEKQREGAGKENGIAKDVEAESEAEEMKSSIDVGC encoded by the exons ATGTTCATCAGGAAATCCATGGCTGCTTCTTCTTCAGCTGAAACCAACCTCGCGACGGCCAAGATGGTTCTGTCGATGGCGGGGTCATTGGCCGCCACAGCAATGATTGTACGGTCATTAGTGACTGATTTCATGCCACATGCAATCCAAGACTTGATGTTCTCTGGCATCAGCAATCTCTTCAATCGGTTATCGTCCCAGATGACTATGGTGCTTAACCAGTCCGATGGTCTGTTCAACAATGAAATTTACGAGGCTGCGGAGGTTTACCTTGGTGAGAAAGTCTCTCCCTCGACGCAGAGACTCAGTGTGAGTAAACCCGAGAAGGAGAAGAACTTCATTATCGCCATGGAACGCGGCGAGACCATTGTGGACGTCTTTAATGGCGTCAAATTCACATGGACTTTGGTCTGTAGCCAAGTcgagtccaataacttccataaCCCTCGAAATTACAATTCCACGCTTCGATCGGAAGCACGCTCATTCGAGCTCAGCTTCCATAAGAAACATCTGGATTTGGTTCTCAAATCTTACTTGCCCCACATTCTGACTGAATCAAAGTCGGTCAAACAGGAGAAAAAGACCCTCAAAATCTTCACGGTTTACAATATCTACGGCGACATCGCCGATGTTTGGATGCCAACGAATCTCGACCACCCGGCGACGTTTGATACTCTGGCTCTCGACACGGATATCAAGAACTTTATCCTTGATGATCTTGAGAGGTTCTTAAAGAGGAAGGAGTATTACAGAAAAGTCGGGAAAGCATGGAAGAGAGGCTACTTGTTGTATGGGCCGCCTGGGACTGGAAAATCGAGCTTGATTGCGGCCATGGCCAACTATTTGAATTTCGATGTGTATGACTTAGAGCTTACGGGGATCCAGTACAATTCGGAACTTAGAAGATTGCTCTTAGCAATGGCGAACAGGTCCATATTGGTGGTGGAAGATGTCGATTGTTCTATCCAGTTAGAAGACCGAAGCAAACTTTTAAATTCTCCCCCAACGTCTAACGAGGACCAG GTGACTCTGTCTGGCTTGTTAAATTTCATCGACGGACTATGGTCATGCTGCGGCGACGAGCGCATCATAATATTCACAACCAATCACAAAGAGCGGCTCGACCCGGCACTGCTGCGGCCAGGTCGCATGGACGTTCACCTCCACATGTCTTACTGCACCCCAGGTGGGTTCAGACTGCTGGCCTCGAACTACCTCGGCATCAAGCACCATCCCCTGTTCGAGGAGATCGAGCAGCAGCTTAAATCCACAGAAGTGACCCCTGCAGAAGTGGCTGAGGAGCTCATAAAGAGTGACGACCCTGAAGCTGCCCTGGGAGGTCTTGTTGAGTTTCTCAAagtgaagaagaaggaaaatgAAGAAGCTAAGCTGAAGAGGGAGAAAGAAGGGGATAAAAAAGATGTTACTAAGGCAGAATTGGTTGCTAAAGAAGAGAATGGTACAACTTTAGTTGATACAGAGGCAGATGTAGCTGAAGAGCTCGTAAAGGGTGACCACCTTGAAGTTGCCTTGCAAGGCATTGTTGATTTGCTCAAAGTGAGGAAGAAGGAAAATGGgaaagccaaggtggagaaggaaaaacagagagaaGGAGCTGGTAAGGAAAATGGGATAGCCAAAGATGTTGAAGCAGAATCAGAAGCAGAAGAAATGAAGAGTAGTATCGATGTTGGTTGTTGA